A window from Chryseobacterium vaccae encodes these proteins:
- a CDS encoding 1-aminocyclopropane-1-carboxylate deaminase/D-cysteine desulfhydrase, with the protein MRLTVPAEPVPIQEIAVNNNIKLFIKREDLIHPYISGNKYWKLFYNINRYLDKNPGKPYVITFGGAFSNHIAAVAAAGNAAGIPTLGVIRGEELRDKWRDNPTLLFAKRNGMNLKFVTREEYRHKEKLTEFLQLEFPEALVVPEGGTNKEAVEGIKMMLNDQTKDFDYLCTAVGTGGTIAGISKFCEENQKVIGFKVVDDDSLENKIVELTSRRNFDLIDSCFGGYGKIKDENIRFINDFKEKYGTPLEPVYTGKMMQKVFELIDEGYFPEHSRILCFHTGGLQGIEGANLLLEKQNRNLII; encoded by the coding sequence ATGCGGTTAACCGTCCCGGCAGAACCTGTTCCTATTCAGGAAATAGCTGTTAATAACAATATAAAGCTCTTCATTAAAAGGGAAGATCTTATTCATCCCTATATCTCGGGGAATAAATACTGGAAACTATTCTATAATATCAACCGGTATCTCGATAAAAATCCTGGAAAACCTTATGTTATTACTTTTGGTGGTGCATTTTCCAATCATATTGCTGCGGTCGCGGCAGCTGGGAATGCTGCGGGAATTCCAACGTTAGGTGTGATAAGAGGTGAGGAACTCCGGGATAAATGGAGAGATAACCCTACATTGCTTTTTGCCAAAAGAAACGGGATGAATTTGAAATTTGTAACCCGCGAAGAATATCGGCATAAAGAAAAATTAACCGAATTTCTTCAGCTCGAATTTCCCGAAGCGCTTGTAGTACCAGAAGGAGGAACAAACAAAGAGGCTGTAGAAGGCATAAAAATGATGCTGAATGACCAAACAAAAGATTTTGATTATCTTTGCACTGCGGTAGGAACCGGAGGAACCATTGCAGGGATCTCAAAATTTTGTGAAGAAAATCAGAAAGTTATAGGATTTAAAGTGGTTGACGATGATTCACTGGAGAATAAAATAGTTGAATTAACTTCAAGACGGAATTTTGATCTAATAGATTCATGTTTTGGAGGTTATGGTAAAATAAAAGATGAGAACATCCGTTTTATCAATGACTTCAAAGAAAAATATGGAACTCCGTTGGAACCGGTTTATACAGGAAAGATGATGCAGAAGGTTTTCGAACTAATTGATGAAGGATATTTTCCTGAACACAGCAGAATTTTGTGCTTTCATACAGGCGGACTGCAGGGAATTGAAGGCGCTAATCTGCTTTTAGAAAAACAGAACAGAAATTTAATTATATAA
- a CDS encoding glucosaminidase domain-containing protein: protein MKRLLLLISLLVLSKFSAQGWATEDQYIQRFAKYAVEEMEKYKIPASITLAQGLLETGGGQSRLAQEGKNHFGIKCKEDWTGKTMKHTDDAPNECFRVYDDPRQSYEDHSIFLATRKYYANLFKLDMKDYRAWAHGLKKAGYATNPRYASILISKIEKYKLYEYDNTTTNEVLYAVLKMYPDLKDDRNFMAQLEPSKAVKKVKDPVTVEVPYKQTSYAQQQKRVERIKTKAEILNSIIIKSHPNEGLKYIVIPEDTNVKFIANKFKVSESRLMKWNDLDSDVLKKNDIVFLESKNSAGNTATYKAESGEDMHDIAQKFGIKLNKLYAKNRMDEGQQPSAGQLIYLIDKKPRN, encoded by the coding sequence ATGAAAAGACTTCTCTTACTAATAAGCCTTTTAGTTTTATCAAAATTTTCAGCTCAGGGCTGGGCCACTGAAGATCAGTATATCCAAAGATTTGCTAAATACGCCGTAGAGGAAATGGAAAAATATAAAATTCCGGCTTCTATTACTTTGGCTCAGGGTCTTTTAGAGACTGGGGGCGGACAGAGCAGACTGGCTCAGGAAGGCAAAAATCACTTCGGAATAAAATGTAAGGAAGACTGGACGGGTAAAACCATGAAACATACAGACGATGCACCTAACGAATGTTTCCGTGTATATGATGATCCGAGACAGTCCTATGAAGACCACTCCATATTCTTAGCAACAAGAAAATACTACGCGAATCTTTTCAAATTGGATATGAAAGATTACAGAGCATGGGCGCACGGTCTTAAAAAAGCAGGTTATGCCACCAATCCGCGCTACGCTTCCATCCTGATCAGCAAAATTGAAAAATATAAGCTTTACGAATACGATAATACTACTACCAATGAAGTATTGTATGCGGTTCTTAAAATGTATCCGGACCTGAAGGATGATAGAAATTTCATGGCTCAGCTGGAACCGTCAAAAGCAGTAAAAAAAGTTAAAGATCCTGTTACGGTAGAAGTTCCTTACAAGCAAACATCATATGCCCAGCAGCAGAAAAGGGTAGAAAGGATCAAAACAAAAGCGGAAATTCTGAATTCAATTATTATCAAAAGCCATCCGAACGAAGGCCTGAAATACATCGTTATTCCAGAAGATACCAATGTGAAATTCATTGCCAATAAATTTAAAGTAAGCGAAAGCAGACTAATGAAATGGAATGATCTGGACAGTGATGTCTTAAAGAAAAATGACATTGTCTTCCTTGAATCCAAAAATTCTGCAGGAAATACAGCCACTTATAAAGCAGAATCTGGCGAAGATATGCATGATATCGCCCAGAAATTCGGAATCAAGCTGAATAAACTCTATGCTAAAAACCGTATGGACGAAGGCCAGCAGCCTTCTGCGGGACAGCTGATCTATTTAATAGACAAAAAACCAAGAAATTAA
- the hemL gene encoding glutamate-1-semialdehyde 2,1-aminomutase codes for MKYQRSSALFDEAYQYIPGGVNSPVRAFKSVGGVPVFMKSAKGAYLTDADDNTYIDYINSWGPAILGHTHPEVLEELKLQAEKGFSFGAPTELETEIAKFIVENVPNIDQIRMVSSGTEACMSAVRLARGFTKRDKIIKFEGCYHGHSDSFLIKAGSGAATFGNPNSPGVTEGTAKDTLLARYNDIEQVQDLFRHNPGEIAAIIIEPVAGNMGCVLPENNFLQNLRKICDENGALLIFDEVMTGFRLAFGGAQELFNVKADLVTYGKVIGGGLPVGAFAGRNEIMDHLAPKGGVYQAGTLSGNPLAMRAGLKTLQLIKNDPEFFNRLDKTTETLSIEIGKILNEKDIAHKINRKGSMMSVFFHTNRVSNFDEAQEANHSLFNNFFHQMLENGIYLPPSGYETYFISDAIKEKEIDMTLEAVRKFEYSNK; via the coding sequence ATGAAATACCAAAGAAGTTCGGCTTTATTTGATGAAGCTTACCAATACATTCCGGGCGGAGTAAACTCTCCCGTACGTGCATTCAAATCAGTAGGAGGAGTTCCTGTTTTTATGAAATCAGCGAAAGGGGCTTACCTTACAGATGCAGATGATAATACCTATATCGATTACATCAATTCATGGGGACCCGCCATTTTAGGACATACTCATCCTGAAGTACTGGAAGAGCTGAAACTACAGGCCGAAAAAGGATTCTCTTTTGGTGCGCCTACAGAACTGGAAACCGAAATTGCAAAATTCATTGTAGAAAATGTTCCCAATATTGATCAGATCAGAATGGTTTCTTCCGGTACAGAAGCTTGTATGAGCGCAGTAAGGCTGGCAAGAGGCTTCACCAAAAGAGATAAAATCATCAAGTTTGAAGGCTGTTATCACGGGCATTCAGATTCATTCCTGATTAAAGCAGGAAGTGGTGCAGCTACTTTCGGGAATCCAAATTCTCCGGGAGTAACAGAAGGTACGGCAAAAGATACTCTTTTGGCCCGTTATAATGATATAGAGCAGGTTCAGGATTTGTTCCGTCATAATCCGGGAGAAATTGCTGCTATTATCATTGAACCGGTAGCCGGAAATATGGGTTGTGTACTTCCTGAAAATAATTTCCTGCAAAACCTTAGAAAAATCTGCGACGAAAACGGGGCTTTACTGATTTTTGATGAAGTAATGACCGGTTTCAGACTGGCTTTTGGAGGAGCTCAGGAATTATTTAATGTAAAAGCAGACCTTGTGACCTACGGAAAAGTAATCGGTGGCGGACTGCCGGTAGGAGCCTTCGCAGGAAGAAATGAAATCATGGACCATCTTGCTCCAAAAGGTGGGGTTTATCAGGCCGGAACATTAAGTGGAAATCCTTTGGCTATGAGAGCTGGATTGAAAACGCTTCAGCTGATTAAAAATGATCCGGAATTCTTCAACAGACTGGATAAAACAACAGAAACCTTAAGCATTGAGATCGGAAAAATTCTGAATGAAAAAGACATTGCTCATAAGATCAACAGAAAAGGATCTATGATGTCTGTTTTCTTCCATACCAACAGGGTTTCTAATTTTGATGAGGCTCAGGAAGCTAATCATTCATTATTTAATAATTTCTTCCATCAGATGCTTGAGAACGGAATTTACCTTCCTCCAAGCGGCTATGAAACCTACTTCATTAGTGATGCCATCAAAGAAAAAGAAATTGATATGACACTGGAAGCAGTAAGAAAATTTGAATATTCTAATAAATAA
- a CDS encoding amidohydrolase has product MTTSDNTISRKDFIRNSALAMAGLTLIPNIMTASPFFDEKNVSAKGKLSLKNVRLETGFTYEEGDVIATKTDLFYIEVDNGKITKIAPNQPNAKAVDAKGLLMLPAFKDMHIHLDKTFYGDKWQAVRKRTGGIKGMIELEQKMLPEMLKNSTFKAEKMIELLQSKGTSFARSHVNIEPTSKLQSLKNLQKALDNKKKGFGAELVAFPQHGVFYTDSVPYLKEAAKMDIDFIGGVDPFNVDGNIEKVVDFTVQLALDHKKGIDIHLHETADSGLKTVEYLIDKVNENPSLKGKTYLSHCFILGKLEAAKQEEVAEKLGAAQIGIVSTIPFGRLVMPIPTLYKHNVTVLTGNDSIVDHWNTFGTGSVLQKANLMAQLYGYSTELALSRSLKLATGNILPLDDKGVQQWPKTGDQADFVLINASCSAEAVSRISNVESLVHQGNVVF; this is encoded by the coding sequence ATGACGACTTCAGACAATACAATATCCCGTAAGGACTTTATCAGGAACTCAGCGCTGGCAATGGCCGGATTAACTTTAATACCCAACATCATGACTGCATCACCTTTTTTTGATGAGAAAAATGTTTCGGCAAAAGGAAAATTAAGCCTTAAAAATGTCCGTCTGGAAACAGGTTTTACCTATGAGGAAGGCGATGTAATAGCTACGAAAACCGATCTGTTTTATATTGAAGTTGATAACGGAAAAATTACAAAAATTGCTCCGAATCAGCCCAATGCTAAAGCTGTAGATGCAAAAGGCCTGTTGATGCTTCCTGCATTTAAAGACATGCACATCCATCTGGACAAGACTTTCTACGGAGATAAATGGCAGGCGGTAAGAAAAAGAACCGGAGGAATTAAAGGCATGATCGAACTGGAGCAGAAGATGCTTCCTGAAATGCTTAAAAACTCAACATTCAAGGCAGAAAAGATGATTGAACTGTTACAGTCCAAAGGAACATCATTTGCCCGAAGTCACGTGAATATTGAGCCTACGTCAAAACTACAGTCGTTAAAAAACTTACAGAAAGCCCTGGATAATAAAAAGAAAGGCTTTGGAGCAGAGCTGGTGGCTTTTCCTCAACATGGAGTGTTTTATACAGATTCAGTGCCTTATCTGAAAGAAGCTGCTAAGATGGATATTGATTTTATCGGTGGAGTAGATCCGTTCAATGTTGACGGAAATATTGAAAAGGTGGTCGATTTTACGGTTCAGCTGGCTTTAGATCATAAAAAAGGAATCGACATTCACCTGCACGAAACTGCGGATTCAGGGTTGAAAACCGTGGAATATCTGATTGATAAAGTTAATGAAAACCCTTCTCTAAAAGGAAAAACGTATCTGAGCCACTGTTTTATATTGGGCAAATTGGAAGCTGCAAAACAGGAAGAAGTTGCCGAAAAACTGGGAGCTGCACAAATCGGAATTGTCTCTACAATCCCTTTCGGAAGACTGGTTATGCCAATTCCGACTCTATATAAGCATAATGTAACGGTATTAACAGGAAATGACAGTATTGTAGATCACTGGAATACTTTCGGAACGGGAAGTGTGCTTCAGAAAGCCAACCTTATGGCACAGCTTTACGGCTATTCTACAGAGCTTGCGTTATCCAGAAGCTTAAAACTGGCGACAGGAAATATACTTCCACTGGATGATAAAGGAGTTCAGCAATGGCCTAAAACAGGAGATCAGGCAGACTTTGTACTGATAAACGCAAGTTGTTCCGCCGAAGCTGTATCCCGAATTTCAAACGTAGAATCTCTGGTTCATCAGGGAAATGTGGTCTTTTAA
- a CDS encoding ankyrin repeat domain-containing protein: MKVLIFLLAFGSMSACEAKPDGSPKENRMEQKDIIGLVKKNDLAGVKSALDKGANVNTKDRIGRSLLLIATREKQVEMAKLLVSYKADVNLQDDQLDSPFLYAGASGQTELVKLFLENGARFDLFNRYNGTALIPACERGHVETVKVLVKTKGFPINHVNRLGWTALMEAVILGNGTKKYQEIVEILKENGADLSIPDHSGKTPLQHAEAMGFEQIARILRS, encoded by the coding sequence ATGAAAGTTTTAATATTTCTACTGGCATTCGGCAGCATGAGTGCTTGTGAGGCAAAACCCGATGGCTCTCCAAAAGAAAACAGGATGGAACAGAAAGATATAATAGGTCTGGTAAAGAAAAATGATCTGGCAGGAGTAAAATCAGCATTGGATAAAGGAGCAAATGTCAATACCAAAGATAGGATAGGGCGTTCGTTACTGCTGATCGCTACGAGAGAAAAACAGGTTGAAATGGCAAAGCTGTTGGTTTCTTATAAAGCAGATGTTAATCTTCAGGATGACCAGCTGGACAGTCCGTTTCTATATGCCGGAGCAAGCGGTCAGACAGAATTGGTGAAATTATTTTTGGAAAACGGAGCCCGTTTTGACCTGTTCAACCGGTATAATGGTACTGCATTAATTCCTGCCTGCGAAAGAGGACATGTGGAAACCGTGAAAGTATTGGTAAAGACAAAAGGATTTCCAATTAATCACGTGAACCGTTTGGGCTGGACGGCTCTTATGGAGGCCGTAATCCTTGGAAACGGAACCAAAAAATATCAGGAAATCGTAGAGATTTTAAAAGAAAATGGTGCAGATCTCAGCATTCCTGATCATTCCGGAAAAACTCCTCTGCAGCATGCCGAGGCTATGGGATTTGAACAAATTGCCCGGATATTAAGATCCTAA
- a CDS encoding AraC family transcriptional regulator: protein MGHHTDHFPVLGIQEFSENQLKGCNLLFNELYGARSIDDPHKHDFFIINLFEHGVGSHTIDFTEYQVKDHQIHLVFPDQVHQWVIEKETIGYQLMISRDWFESFLPSLRFSASYYQNHPVINLPEDIFETFRYEFQAIRNELKGETVFWEMIQKRSELIGLMVSKSVEGAFKDFEVYHSNPIISKFLHLIDQHFKTERSVSFYADKLNISANYLNIVCKKNLNASASSLIQDRILLEAKRLLKVSEMSVKDIVYDLGFYDHASFSKFFKAQTGMTPSQFKE, encoded by the coding sequence GTGGGCCATCATACAGATCATTTTCCGGTTTTAGGAATTCAGGAGTTCAGTGAAAACCAGCTGAAGGGCTGTAATCTGCTGTTTAATGAACTTTACGGGGCACGTTCCATTGATGATCCCCACAAACATGATTTTTTTATCATTAATCTTTTTGAGCACGGTGTAGGTTCCCATACGATTGATTTTACAGAATATCAGGTAAAAGACCATCAGATCCACCTTGTTTTCCCCGATCAGGTACATCAATGGGTGATTGAAAAAGAAACAATAGGCTATCAGCTGATGATCAGCAGGGATTGGTTTGAAAGTTTTCTGCCGTCTTTAAGGTTTTCTGCATCTTATTATCAGAATCATCCGGTAATCAATCTTCCCGAAGATATTTTTGAAACCTTCAGATATGAATTTCAGGCCATCCGGAATGAACTGAAAGGAGAAACTGTTTTTTGGGAAATGATCCAGAAGCGCAGCGAGCTAATTGGTCTGATGGTAAGTAAATCTGTGGAAGGAGCTTTTAAAGATTTTGAAGTCTATCATTCAAACCCTATTATTTCCAAATTTTTACATCTGATCGATCAGCATTTTAAAACAGAAAGATCCGTTTCTTTCTATGCTGATAAACTGAATATTTCTGCCAATTACCTGAATATTGTCTGTAAGAAAAACCTTAATGCATCGGCTTCATCCCTTATTCAGGACCGTATTCTGCTGGAGGCTAAACGTCTGCTGAAAGTTTCCGAAATGTCTGTAAAAGATATTGTGTATGATCTTGGATTTTACGATCATGCCAGCTTTTCCAAATTCTTTAAGGCACAGACCGGAATGACCCCGTCCCAGTTCAAAGAATAA
- a CDS encoding amidohydrolase has translation MQFPYQLTAKGKYSLKNVRLETGFEYDNEEVVGTKTGLFSIDVEDGKIKAVKTNDPDSEAVDAKGYLMLPAFRDMHVHLDKTLYGLPWQALSPKRRSVKDMIAYEQELIPKLLKTSVERAEQLISLLQHYGTHFARTHFNVDTTSGLKSLEHLERALENKKDSFSAELVAFPQHGLYYTDSAPLMKEAAQLKSVGFIGGLDPLSIDGSIEKVLDFTVQLALDHKKGIDIHLHETGDSGMKTINYLIDKAIENPQLQGKTFVSHAFALALLSTKEAEQIAERLAEGKVGIASSVPFGKTIMPISLLKKHGVNVLIGNDNVQDYWSTFGSGNMLQKANLIAELYGYATEFALSRALQFATQSILPLDEKGKQQWPKAGDEAAVVFIDASCSAEAVSRISPTEALMNDGNLFWRS, from the coding sequence ATGCAATTTCCCTATCAATTAACTGCAAAAGGAAAATATTCCCTGAAAAATGTCCGCCTGGAAACAGGTTTTGAATATGATAATGAAGAGGTGGTTGGAACAAAAACAGGCCTTTTCAGTATTGATGTTGAGGACGGAAAGATTAAAGCGGTAAAAACCAACGATCCTGATTCCGAAGCCGTAGATGCAAAAGGATATCTCATGCTTCCTGCGTTCAGAGATATGCACGTTCACCTGGATAAAACTTTATACGGACTTCCATGGCAGGCACTATCTCCGAAAAGAAGATCTGTGAAAGATATGATCGCCTATGAACAGGAACTTATTCCAAAACTCTTAAAAACTTCAGTAGAAAGAGCGGAACAGCTGATCAGCCTTTTACAGCATTACGGAACCCATTTTGCGAGAACTCATTTTAATGTAGATACCACTTCCGGATTAAAATCACTTGAACATTTAGAAAGAGCCCTCGAAAATAAAAAAGACTCATTCAGTGCTGAGCTGGTTGCTTTTCCGCAGCACGGACTTTATTATACAGATTCTGCGCCCTTGATGAAAGAAGCTGCACAACTGAAAAGTGTAGGTTTTATCGGAGGTCTTGATCCTTTAAGCATCGACGGAAGCATTGAAAAAGTACTTGATTTTACGGTACAGCTGGCCCTGGATCATAAAAAAGGAATTGATATTCATCTTCATGAAACCGGAGATTCGGGAATGAAAACCATCAATTACCTGATTGATAAAGCCATTGAAAATCCTCAGCTTCAGGGGAAAACATTCGTAAGTCATGCCTTTGCTCTGGCTCTTCTTTCAACAAAAGAAGCAGAGCAGATTGCGGAGAGACTGGCAGAAGGAAAAGTAGGAATTGCTTCGTCGGTACCGTTCGGAAAAACCATTATGCCTATTTCGTTATTAAAGAAACATGGAGTAAATGTATTGATAGGAAATGATAATGTGCAGGATTACTGGAGCACATTCGGATCCGGAAATATGCTTCAGAAAGCCAATCTTATTGCCGAATTGTATGGTTATGCTACAGAATTTGCCCTTTCAAGAGCACTACAGTTTGCTACCCAAAGTATTCTTCCGCTGGATGAAAAAGGAAAACAGCAGTGGCCTAAAGCAGGAGATGAAGCGGCAGTTGTATTCATCGACGCTTCATGTTCAGCAGAAGCTGTGTCCAGAATATCTCCAACAGAAGCCCTGATGAATGACGGGAATCTGTTCTGGAGAAGTTAA